One region of Cyanobium sp. M30B3 genomic DNA includes:
- the urtB gene encoding urea ABC transporter permease subunit UrtB: MQLLVESLFNGVAIGAVLLIAALGLAIVFGLMGVINLAHGELIMLGAYTTYVVQLIFRLPFLQPFYDAYVLVALVAAFVVSGVVGILLERTVIRRLYGSPLETLLATWGVSLILQQFVRSVPLASAAGLVLALLLAMLAPVLMPERLLQGPRGRLTRFASWAGSALVGVLVAAALGSQISSLSRANPRNVDVTAPAWMRGSLDIAGLTMPVPRLVIMAITLLAVLGISWFLARSVWGMRIRAVTQNRSMSDCLGIPTDTVDVLTFGVGSGLAGVAGVAVSLLGSVGPNVGASYIVGCFMVVVLGGVGNLLGTVIASLAIGVMTDLIGAGRLLELWPGMPSPLAGVVDFFATTSMARVLVFALIVVFLQFRPAGLFPQKGRLVEA; the protein is encoded by the coding sequence GTGCAGCTCCTTGTTGAAAGTCTCTTTAATGGTGTCGCGATCGGCGCGGTTCTGTTGATTGCAGCCCTTGGTCTGGCCATCGTGTTTGGCCTGATGGGTGTGATCAATCTTGCCCATGGCGAATTGATCATGCTGGGTGCTTACACCACCTACGTGGTGCAGCTGATCTTCCGGCTGCCGTTTCTGCAGCCCTTCTACGACGCCTACGTGCTGGTGGCCCTGGTGGCCGCCTTCGTGGTGAGTGGGGTGGTGGGCATCCTTCTGGAACGCACCGTGATCCGCCGCCTCTATGGCAGTCCGCTGGAAACCCTGCTGGCCACCTGGGGGGTGAGCCTGATTCTGCAGCAGTTTGTTCGCAGTGTGCCCCTGGCTTCCGCGGCCGGCCTGGTGCTGGCGCTGCTGCTGGCCATGCTCGCTCCTGTTTTGATGCCCGAGCGCCTTCTGCAGGGCCCCCGCGGACGGCTCACCCGCTTTGCCAGCTGGGCTGGTTCAGCCCTGGTGGGGGTGCTCGTAGCCGCAGCGCTCGGATCCCAGATCAGCTCCCTGTCGCGGGCCAATCCCCGCAACGTGGACGTCACCGCTCCGGCCTGGATGCGCGGCAGCCTGGACATCGCCGGGCTCACCATGCCCGTGCCCCGGCTGGTGATCATGGCGATCACCCTGCTGGCCGTACTGGGCATCAGCTGGTTTCTGGCCCGCAGTGTCTGGGGCATGCGGATTCGGGCCGTGACCCAGAACCGCTCGATGAGCGATTGCCTGGGCATCCCCACCGACACCGTGGATGTGCTCACCTTTGGCGTTGGCTCAGGTCTGGCCGGCGTCGCCGGCGTGGCCGTCTCCCTGCTGGGTTCGGTGGGCCCCAACGTGGGCGCCTCCTACATCGTGGGCTGTTTCATGGTGGTGGTGCTGGGTGGTGTGGGCAATCTGCTCGGCACCGTGATCGCTTCCCTGGCCATCGGCGTGATGACCGACCTGATCGGTGCTGGCCGCTTGCTCGAGCTCTGGCCTGGCATGCCCTCGCCCCTGGCGGGCGTTGTGGATTTCTTCGCCACCACCAGCATGGCCCGGGTGTTGGTCTTTGCCCTGATCGTGGTGTTTCTCCAGTTCCGGCCTGCGGGGTTGTTCCCCCAGAAGGGACGCCTGGTGGAGGCCTGA
- the urtA gene encoding urea ABC transporter substrate-binding protein, protein MIPIQIRRIAAGATFSVVAFSLAACGPGEQAAGDFDDSVKVGILHSLTGTMAISESTLVDTEKMAIDEINAAGGVLVDGKRYKIEYIVEDGASDWPTFAEKAAKLIDQDKVPVVFGGWTSASRKAMLPVFESKDAFLFYPIQYEGQECSRNIFYTGATPNQQSEPATFFMFKESPAAGKPFFLVGSDYVFPRTSNTITKEQLKSLGGEVVGEDYLPLGNTEVAPIIAKIKAALPDGGVIINTLNGDQNVAFFKQIQDAGITPENGYYVMSYSIAEEEIGQIGPEFLAGHYGAWNYMMSIDTPASKKFAEDFKQKYGSDRVVADPQESAYNMVYLWKMAVEKAGTFDNAKVREALIGIQFDAPQGPIEVRPNHHISQTVRIGQITPEGQFKIIEESDSPIDPQAWNQFEPSSKGFACDWSDPSKGERYKL, encoded by the coding sequence ATGATCCCCATCCAGATTCGCCGCATTGCTGCCGGCGCCACGTTCTCTGTTGTCGCATTTTCCCTGGCTGCCTGCGGTCCAGGTGAACAGGCAGCTGGTGACTTCGACGATTCGGTGAAGGTAGGGATTCTGCATTCCCTCACAGGCACCATGGCGATTTCGGAGTCCACCCTGGTGGACACCGAGAAGATGGCAATCGACGAGATCAACGCCGCCGGCGGTGTTCTGGTGGATGGCAAGCGATACAAGATTGAATACATCGTTGAAGACGGTGCATCCGATTGGCCCACCTTTGCCGAGAAGGCAGCCAAGCTGATCGACCAGGACAAGGTTCCCGTGGTGTTCGGTGGCTGGACCTCGGCCAGCCGCAAGGCCATGCTGCCGGTGTTCGAATCCAAGGATGCCTTCCTGTTCTATCCGATTCAGTACGAAGGCCAGGAGTGCTCCCGCAACATCTTCTATACCGGTGCCACCCCGAACCAGCAGTCGGAGCCGGCCACCTTCTTCATGTTCAAGGAGTCACCGGCAGCCGGTAAGCCCTTCTTCCTGGTGGGTTCAGACTACGTATTCCCCCGCACCTCCAACACCATCACCAAAGAGCAGCTGAAGTCGCTCGGCGGCGAGGTTGTGGGTGAGGACTATCTGCCCCTGGGCAACACCGAGGTGGCCCCGATCATTGCCAAGATCAAGGCTGCCCTGCCCGATGGGGGCGTGATCATCAACACTTTGAACGGCGACCAGAACGTCGCTTTCTTCAAGCAGATCCAGGATGCTGGCATCACGCCTGAAAACGGCTACTACGTGATGAGCTACTCGATCGCTGAGGAAGAAATCGGTCAGATCGGTCCTGAGTTCCTGGCGGGTCACTATGGTGCCTGGAACTACATGATGTCGATCGATACACCTGCCTCCAAGAAGTTTGCTGAAGACTTCAAGCAGAAGTATGGTTCCGATCGTGTAGTGGCTGATCCCCAGGAATCGGCTTACAACATGGTTTATCTGTGGAAGATGGCCGTTGAGAAGGCTGGCACTTTCGATAATGCCAAGGTGCGCGAAGCCCTGATCGGCATCCAGTTCGATGCGCCTCAAGGCCCGATTGAGGTGCGGCCCAATCACCACATCTCCCAGACTGTGCGGATCGGCCAGATCACGCCTGAGGGCCAGTTCAAGATCATTGAAGAAAGCGATTCTCCAATTGATCCCCAGGCGTGGAACCAGTTTGAGCCTTCCTCAAAGGGCTTTGCCTGCGATTGGAGCGATCCCAGCAAGGGCGAGCGCTACAAGCTCTGA
- the ureG gene encoding urease accessory protein UreG has product MSKLRVGVAGPVGSGKTALVEALCRRLRHRLQLAVVTNDIYTQEDAQFLTRAGALEPERIRGVETGGCPHTAIREDCSINRAAVAELEAAFPDLDLVLVESGGDNLAASFSPELVDLCIYVIDVAAGDKIPRKGGPGITRSDLLVINKIDLAPLVGASLAVMESDTERMRGGRPWCFTNIRKNEGVDRVEAFLLQQLPN; this is encoded by the coding sequence ATGAGCAAGCTGCGCGTGGGGGTGGCCGGCCCGGTGGGCTCGGGCAAGACCGCCCTGGTGGAGGCCCTCTGCCGGCGGCTGCGCCACCGGCTGCAGCTGGCGGTGGTCACCAACGACATCTACACGCAGGAGGACGCCCAGTTCCTCACCCGCGCCGGTGCCCTGGAGCCCGAGCGCATCCGCGGTGTGGAGACGGGCGGCTGCCCCCACACCGCCATCCGCGAGGACTGCTCGATCAACCGGGCGGCGGTGGCCGAGCTGGAGGCGGCGTTCCCGGATCTCGATCTGGTGCTGGTGGAGAGCGGCGGCGACAACCTGGCCGCCAGCTTCAGCCCGGAGCTCGTGGATCTCTGCATCTACGTGATCGACGTGGCCGCCGGCGACAAGATCCCGCGCAAGGGCGGCCCCGGCATCACCCGCTCCGATCTGCTGGTGATCAACAAGATCGACCTGGCGCCGCTGGTGGGGGCGAGCCTGGCGGTGATGGAGTCCGACACCGAGCGCATGCGCGGTGGGCGGCCCTGGTGCTTCACCAACATCCGCAAAAACGAAGGTGTCGATCGCGTAGAGGCGTTTCTGTTGCAACAGCTACCAAACTGA
- a CDS encoding urease accessory protein UreF → MATTTEPGGAAAGARLRLMQLVSPALPVGAFSYSEGLEALVQAGRLDDAAGLQHWLEAELDRGTLTLEAAALAPLRQALEADADSGPEPLAAVVDLDGWLLALREAPEVRAQQRQMGASLLQLLADLGWPLPVGVAAAAGPLSRLQLAWPAAFAWAGVCLEIGSPELEEAYLYGWTANQISAAVRLVPLGATEGQRLQLQLAPLIAERAAELAAADPQSLWSGGVGAGLAQLRHAELYSRLFRS, encoded by the coding sequence ATGGCCACCACCACTGAGCCGGGTGGCGCGGCCGCCGGCGCCCGGCTGCGGCTGATGCAGCTGGTGAGTCCGGCGCTGCCGGTGGGGGCCTTCAGCTATTCCGAAGGCTTGGAAGCGCTGGTGCAGGCGGGGCGCCTGGACGACGCTGCCGGCCTGCAGCACTGGCTGGAGGCCGAGCTGGATCGGGGCACCCTCACCCTGGAGGCGGCCGCCCTCGCGCCGCTGCGCCAGGCCCTGGAGGCCGATGCCGATTCGGGGCCTGAGCCGCTGGCGGCCGTGGTCGATCTCGACGGCTGGCTGCTGGCCCTGCGCGAGGCGCCGGAGGTGCGGGCCCAGCAGCGCCAGATGGGCGCTTCGCTGCTGCAGCTGCTGGCCGACCTGGGCTGGCCGCTGCCGGTGGGCGTGGCGGCTGCAGCGGGTCCTCTCTCTCGCCTCCAGCTCGCCTGGCCGGCGGCCTTCGCCTGGGCCGGGGTCTGCCTGGAGATCGGCTCGCCCGAGCTGGAGGAGGCCTACCTCTACGGCTGGACCGCCAACCAGATCAGTGCGGCCGTGCGCCTGGTGCCCCTGGGCGCCACCGAGGGGCAGCGGCTGCAGCTGCAGCTCGCCCCCCTGATCGCCGAGCGGGCGGCGGAGCTGGCGGCGGCCGACCCCCAGAGCCTCTGGAGCGGCGGCGTGGGCGCCGGCCTGGCCCAGCTGCGCCATGCTGAGCTCTACTCCCGGTTGTTCAGGAGCTGA
- a CDS encoding alpha/beta hydrolase, translated as MTSPRPQCRVWLHARLGRAAAALGLALTAALPGLAWQPLRAAERVTVSFWQAERSLPVSALARFARDGSVEPELRWYLNRLSPADRQALRVALNQSVPVSAAMVANALSTDLGQHTLQQLVKVLDGSPAELEPALTSALVLAAARQGELRLLDVLEVYPLEALRINAAAVLSLVHQLTGQLNLQNQLYSRLAALGGGAPGPGPDLAALAAAGEQPVAAERFVFRGRDGATIQALAYLPGGQAPGPPAAGPVPLVVLAPGLNTDMNALLYLGRHLASHGYAVAALDFPFTSAQAVGAVLQGGGAIPDPNAWFGQPHSVSDLIDQVRERWGERVDTTAVGVLGQSLGGYTAIALAGAPLDWDHLRQACAALADPNQVVLDPAVVWQCQAPGQVVETRSFRDPRVRVAVAVNPVTNPIFSAASMAELPVPVMMVAGTQDLFAPPLPQQLVPFTAVRQPEALLVLQQNGTHLSFLNGDAPLPPFLLGPDRSLARTELQGLARAFFDRSLRPTVPMPALVTPAQAETGVALPLDPLPLLLRPRLSREQLLEVAPTLQENG; from the coding sequence ATGACCAGCCCCCGCCCGCAGTGCCGTGTGTGGCTGCATGCGCGGCTGGGGCGAGCCGCTGCAGCCCTCGGCCTGGCGCTCACGGCCGCCTTGCCTGGACTGGCGTGGCAGCCCCTGCGGGCGGCTGAGCGGGTCACCGTGAGCTTCTGGCAGGCGGAACGCTCCCTGCCGGTGTCGGCCCTGGCCCGATTTGCCCGCGATGGCAGCGTGGAGCCGGAGCTGCGCTGGTATCTCAACCGGCTCAGCCCCGCCGATCGCCAGGCCCTGCGCGTCGCCCTCAACCAGAGCGTGCCGGTCTCGGCGGCGATGGTCGCCAATGCGCTGTCCACCGACCTCGGCCAGCACACCCTGCAGCAGTTGGTGAAGGTGCTGGATGGCTCTCCGGCCGAGCTGGAGCCCGCCCTGACGTCCGCCCTGGTGCTCGCCGCCGCCCGGCAGGGGGAGCTGCGCCTGCTGGATGTGCTGGAGGTCTATCCCCTGGAGGCCCTGCGCATCAATGCCGCGGCGGTGCTGTCGCTGGTGCATCAGCTCACGGGTCAGCTGAATCTGCAGAACCAGCTCTATTCCCGCCTGGCGGCCCTGGGGGGAGGCGCCCCGGGGCCGGGGCCCGACCTGGCGGCCCTGGCGGCGGCAGGCGAGCAGCCTGTTGCCGCTGAGCGCTTTGTCTTCAGGGGGCGGGATGGGGCCACCATTCAGGCCCTGGCCTATCTGCCGGGGGGCCAGGCCCCTGGGCCCCCAGCTGCCGGGCCCGTGCCCCTGGTGGTCCTGGCCCCGGGACTGAACACCGACATGAATGCCCTGCTCTATCTGGGGCGGCACCTCGCCTCCCACGGCTATGCGGTGGCGGCACTCGACTTTCCCTTCACCAGTGCTCAGGCGGTGGGGGCGGTGCTGCAGGGCGGCGGCGCCATCCCCGATCCGAACGCCTGGTTTGGCCAACCCCACAGCGTCAGCGACCTGATCGACCAGGTGCGGGAGCGCTGGGGTGAGCGGGTGGACACCACGGCGGTGGGGGTGCTCGGCCAGTCGCTGGGGGGGTACACCGCCATCGCCCTGGCCGGGGCCCCCCTGGACTGGGACCATCTCCGCCAGGCCTGCGCTGCCCTGGCCGATCCCAACCAGGTGGTGCTGGATCCAGCGGTGGTCTGGCAGTGCCAGGCCCCTGGCCAGGTGGTGGAGACGCGCTCGTTCCGCGACCCCAGGGTGCGGGTGGCGGTGGCGGTCAACCCGGTCACCAACCCCATCTTCTCTGCGGCGTCGATGGCGGAGCTGCCCGTGCCCGTGATGATGGTGGCCGGTACCCAGGACCTGTTCGCCCCGCCCCTGCCCCAGCAACTGGTGCCGTTCACCGCCGTGCGCCAGCCCGAGGCACTGCTGGTGCTGCAGCAGAACGGCACCCATCTCTCCTTTCTCAATGGCGATGCTCCCCTGCCGCCCTTCCTGCTCGGCCCCGACCGCTCCCTTGCCCGCACGGAACTGCAGGGGCTGGCCCGTGCGTTCTTCGACCGCAGCCTGCGGCCCACGGTTCCGATGCCGGCCCTGGTGACACCGGCCCAGGCGGAGACGGGCGTTGCACTCCCCCTCGACCCCCTGCCGCTGCTGCTGCGCCCCCGGCTGAGCCGCGAGCAGTTGCTGGAGGTGGCGCCCACCCTCCAGGAGAACGGCTGA